A single window of Colletotrichum destructivum chromosome 9, complete sequence DNA harbors:
- a CDS encoding Putative copper amine oxidase, which produces MGRNTFTRALSLGALFLLGSDLVTQVSGLPKTPWAQQRAKGHGRKALSHAINKRQFANTSEPADCVPHSPLDIEAPKENIWSGLTGPEAAGVTEWLFAQKELNLSLSDNATSWDNTIVLVELMQPNKSDALAYIDGSAPAPARYAHVLLDFRATEDPEYQDIIVGPLPVTNGTTKWERLEYPYTRKTSGRVRNLDADDEAMQQWLYKAGKSVADITKDLWNATAQGLENDTLSIWGIDPYYQDGGRVQRWDTFWSVPDSIFDVGSMMPMGLFFMSDVTGRDPSKWIIEGWYYNGIFYETTEDFRNAYWSGNVEKLGGNFAGDWSATDQQGEVLPRDTLAPPTSVAPQGARYSVDPERKYVEWMGWSFYVGFNRDTGMALYDISYKGQRILYELGLQEALAHYAGSDPTQSHVAYLDTYYGFGPFAFELLQGYDCPSYATYLNTSFYVDESTHTHLNSICMFEFDADYPMARHSSAEYVTATKNVYFTIRSVSTVGNYDYMFSYSFFLDGSVAVEVRASGYIQAAFHAKNDGYGFKIHDQLSGSMHDHVINFKADFDIFGTENSVQRMHQVPTTQVYPWSKGKAFNTMKVEREFVANEDQGRFDWSYNNQDQLFVLNQDVKNRHGEYRAYRVLPYTGAAHLTVKDSNILKNSAKWAGYDIMVSRRKDTEPRSSHPYNNQDTENPPVNFDAFFDGESLNQTDLVLWLNLGMHHVPHTGDLPTTVFTTAHSGIQFMPANYFEVGPNVETVNMVRINYSNGNTTEVVTFGAETDSCALDYEPTQVDLWNYKGDVVVRKFPYLPDDPYYETDSI; this is translated from the exons ATGGGTCGTAATACCTTCACCCGAGCTTTAAGCTTGGGAGCCCTGTTTCTTCTTGGCTCCGATCTTGTGACACAAGTCAGTGGTCTTCCCAAGACTCCGTGGGCTCAGCAGCGCGCCAAGGGTCATGGCAGGAAGGCCCTCAGCCATGCCATCAACAAGCGTCAGTTCGCCAACACCTCCGAGCCTGCCGACTGCGTTCCTCACAGTCccctcgacatcgaggcTCCCAAGGAAAACATTTGGAGTGGGTTGACCGGCCCCGAGGCCGCAGGCGTTACCGAATGGCTCTTCGCCCAGAAAGAGCTGAACCTTAGCCTCAGTGATAACGCCACGTCGTGGGACAACACAAT CGTATTGGTGGAGCTCATGCAGCCAAACAAGTCTGATGCTCTGGCCTACATCGACGGAAGCGCCCCTGCGCCGGCTCGTTACGCCCACGTATTGCTCGACTTCCGCGCTACCGAAGACCCCGAGTACCAAGATATCATCGTCGGTCCTTTGCCAGTCACCAACGGCACCACAAAATGGGAGCGTCTCGAGTACCCCTACACGCGCAAGACGAGCGGCAGAGTCCgcaacctcgacgccgacgacgaagccatGCAGCAGTGGCTTTACAAGGCCGGGAAGAGCGTCGCCGACATCACCAAAGACCTCTGGAATGCTACCGCCCAGGGGCTCGAGAACGACACCCTGTCCATCTGGGGCATCGACCCGTACTACCAGGATGGCGGCCGCGTCCAGCGCTGGGACACGTTCTGGAGCGTTCCCGACTCCATCTTCGATGTCGGTTCCATGATGCCTATGGGACTGTTCTTCATGTCCGACGTCACCGGCCGCGACCCCTCCAAGTGGATCATTGAGGGGTGGTACTACAACGGCATCTTCTACGAGACTACGGAGGACTTCCGCAATGCGTACTGGAGCGGCAATGTCGAAAAGCTCGGCGGCAACTTCGCGGGCGACTGGTCGGCGACCGATCAGCAGGGAGAGGTCCTCCCGAGGGACACCTTGGCTCCTCCGACGTCTGTCGCTCCCCAAGGTGCCAGGTACTCCGTCGATCCCGAGAGGAAGTACGTTGAGTGGATGGGATGGTCCTTTTACGTCGGCTTTAATCGCGACACAGGCATGGCTCTCTACGACATTAGCTACAAGGGTCAAAGGATTCTTTACGAACTCGGCCTCCAAGAGGCCTTGGCCCATTATGCTG GAAGCGATCCCACCCAGTCACACGTGGCGTATCTCGACACCTACTACGGCTTCGGCCCGTTCGCATTCGAACTGCTGCAGGGCTATGACTGCCCGTCGTACGCCACCTACCTGAACACGTCTTTCTACGTGGACGAGagcacgcacacacacctGAACAGCATCTGCATGTTCGAGTTCGACGCCGACTACCCCATGGCCCGACACAGCTCGGCCGAGTACGTGACGGCCACGAAGAACGTGTACTTCACCATCCGGTCCGTCTCGACCGTCGGCAACTATGACTACATGTTCAGCTacagcttcttcctcgacggcagCGTCGCCGTGGAGGTCCGCGCCTCGGGCTACATCCAGGCCGCCTTCCACGCCAAGAACGACGGCTACGGCTTCAAGATCCACGACCAGCTGTCGGGCAGCATGCACGACCACGTGATCAACTTCAAGGCCGACTTCGACATCTTTGGCACGGAGAACTCGGTCCAGCGCATGCACCAGGTCCCCACGACCCAGGTCTACCCCTGGTCCAAGGGCAAGGCCTTCAACACGATGAAGGTGGAGAGGGAGttcgtcgccaacgaggaCCAGGGCCGCTTCGACTGGAGCTACAACAACCAGGACCAGCTCTTCGTCCTGAACCAGGACGTCAAGAACAGGCACGGCGAGTACCGCGCCTACCGCGTCCTCCCGTACACCGGCGCCGCGCACCTGACGGTCAAGGACTCCAACATCCTCAAGAACTCGGCCAAGTGGGCCGGCTACGACATCATGGTGTCGAGGCGCAAGGACACGGAGCCCCGCAGCAGCCACCCGTACAACAACCAGGACACGGAGAACCCCCCCGTCAACTTTgacgccttcttcgacggCGAGAGCCTGAACCAGACCGACCTCGTTCTGTGGCTCAACCTCGGCATGCACCACGTCCCTCATACG GGCGACTTGCCTACCACCGTCTTCACCACGGCGCACTCGGGAATCCAGTTCATGCCTGCCAACTACTTCGAGGTCGGCCCCAACGTCGAGACGGTCAACATGGTCCGCATCAACTACTCCAATGGAAACACCACCGAGGTGGTCAccttcggcgccgagacggacAGCTGCGCGCTCGACTACGAGCCCACCCAGGTCGACCTGTGGAACTACAAGGGAGACGTCGTTGTTCGGAAGTTCCCGTACCTGCCGGATGATCCGTACTACGAGACGGACAGCATCTGA
- a CDS encoding Putative coA-binding, succinyl-CoA ligase, alpha subunit, ATP-citrate lyase/succinyl-CoA ligase, translating into MATHMVPRHAFLPRQFKTRLVCRSLSSTPPTSHSYEGTIANLRIDQNTRVIYQGFTGKAATKNAKDTIEYGTNVVGGVSPGKGGQTHVGLPVFDTVQEAMMVVKPHASAVFVPAPFAAGAIIEAIEAEVPLVVSVAEHVPLHDMARVQEILRTQSKTRLVGPNCPGIIAPDQCRIGIMPYKQYSKGVVGIVSKSGTLSYEAVGATTKAGLGQSIVVGMGGDMMPGTTLLDGLKLFFEDDETKGIIVIGEIGGEAELRAAEAIKAYRKATPNPKPIVAMVAGRTAPRGKTMGHAGALLSSRDVSADDKAKALEEAGAAVVPHPGVMGTEMKRLLGL; encoded by the exons ATGGCAACTCACATGGTTCCAAGACATGCCTTTTTACCTCGGCAATTCAAAACTAGGCTTGTCTGCAGAAGCTTGTCGTCAACGCCTCCGACGTCTCATTCGTACGAAGGCACGATCGCGAATTTAAGGATAGACCAAAACACAAGAGTGATTTATCAAG GCTTTACTGGCAAAGCT GCTACCAAAAACGCAAAAGACACCATTGAGTATGGAACAAACGTCGTGGGTGGGGTTTCGCCCGGGAAAGGAGGCCAGACTCACGTCGGTCTGCCTGTGTTCGACACTGTACAGGAG GCAATGATGGTTGTCAAACCGCATGCGAGTGCTGTGTTTGTACCTGCGCCATTCGCAGCCGGGGCTAtcatcgaggccatcgaggccgaggtcccGTTGGTCGTGTCGGTTGCTGAGCACGTCCCACTGCACGACATGGCGAGGGTCCAGGAGATCTTGAGAACGCAGAGCAAGACCCGCCTTGTCGGGCCCAACTGCCCCGGCATCATTGCCCCTGACCAGTGCCGCATCGGAATCATGCCATACAAGCAATATTCCAAGGGCGTGGTGGGCATTGTCTCAAAAAGCGGAACGCTAAGCTACGAGGCCGTTGGAGCCACGACGAAAGCAGGACTCGGCCAGAGTATCGTCGTGGGGATGGGAGGTGATATGATGCCTG GCACAACCCTGCTTGATGGCCTCAAACTGTTcttcgaggacgatgagacCAAAGGGATTATTGTAATTGGAGAGATTGGCGGGGAGGCCGAGCTCAgagcggccgaggccatcaaggcgTACAGAAAAGCGACTCCGAACCCAAAGCCGATCGTTGCGATGGTTGCCGGGAGGACAGCACCGCGCGGAAAGACGATGGGCCATGCCGGTGCCCTCCTCTCGTCGAGAGACGTGTCCGCTGACGACAAGGCAAaggcgctggaggaggcgggagCTGCTGTTGTGCCTCATCCAGGAGTGATGGGCACTGAGATGAAGAGGCTGCTAGGTCTGTAG